One Aphelocoma coerulescens isolate FSJ_1873_10779 chromosome 5, UR_Acoe_1.0, whole genome shotgun sequence DNA segment encodes these proteins:
- the BBOF1 gene encoding LOW QUALITY PROTEIN: basal body-orientation factor 1 (The sequence of the model RefSeq protein was modified relative to this genomic sequence to represent the inferred CDS: deleted 1 base in 1 codon; substituted 4 bases at 4 genomic stop codons), translating into MANTAPPSVTRHLQYKVETLEMALRHVTRKSVRETAKTQRQPSMVEIEKLQQLLEMEDXEMHRVKNIAQNILNDGTEVERFYIDALXHVNLDIISSRKHXKEKAQTVCNRKTVEACAGKEKFLQFNTLKSNVHRDLEEANKCYWKKKHFEKLDISKLTXEQKECVLQLLFVQMNGTNP; encoded by the exons CACTGCACCACCATCTGTAACCAGACATCTGCAGTATAAAGTGGAAACACTGGAAATGGCCCTACGGCACGTGACCAGAAAATCTGTGAGAGAAACTGCGAAAACACAGCGCCAACCAAGTATGGTGGAGATCGAAAAACTGCAGCAGCTACTAGAAATGGAGGATTGAGAGATGCACAGAGTAAAGAACATAGCCCAGAATATCTTAAATGACGGGACTGAGGTGGAAAGGTTCTATATAGATGCTCTGTAACATGTGAATCTGGACATCATATCCAGTAGAAagcattaaaaggaa aaggccCAAACTGTCTGTAACAGAAAAACTGTGGAGGCAtgtgcagggaaagaaaaatttcttcaatTCAACACATTGAAAAGCAATGTGCACAGAGACCTAGAGGAAGCAAATAAATGCTATTGG aaaaaaaaacattttgaaaaactgGATATCAGTAAGTTGACATAGGAACAAAAAGAATGTGTTCTGCAGTTGCTTTTTGTCCAAATGAATGGCACAAATCCATAG
- the ALDH6A1 gene encoding methylmalonate-semialdehyde/malonate-semialdehyde dehydrogenase [acylating], mitochondrial, whose protein sequence is MAAAAAAARGAWGGRRRVALRLPRTAPWIASVAASFSSSVPTTKLFIDGKFIESKTTEWIDIHNPATNEVVGRVPKATASEMEAAVASCKKAFWNWSETSVLSRQQIFLRYQQLIKDNLKEISKLITFEQGKTLADAEGDVFRGLQVVEHACSVTSLILGETMPSITKDMDTYTYRLPLGVCAGIAPFNFPAMIPLWMFPMAMVCGNTFLMKPSERVPGALMFLAKLFQDAGAPDGTLNIIHGQHEAVNFICDHPDIRAISFVGSNQAGEYIYERGSRNGKRVQANMGAKNHGVVMPDANKENTLNQLVGAAFGAAGQRCMALSTAILVGEAQKWLPELVDRAKNLRVNAGDQPGADLGPLISPQAKERVCSLIEKGVKEGASLLLDGRTVKVKGYENGNFVGPTILAKVKPNMTCYKEEIFGPVLVVLEADTLDDAIEMVNNNPYGNGTAIFTTNGATARKYSHLVDVGQVGVNVPIPVPLPMFSFTGSRASFRGDTNFYGKQGVQFYTQLKTIISQWKEEDATIAKPAVIMPTMGN, encoded by the exons CCAACAACCAAACTCTTCATTGATGGGAAGTTTATTGAGTCCAAAACTACTGAATGGATTGATATCCACAATCCG gCCACAAATGAGGTGGTTGGCCGTGTACCGAAAGCCACAGCCAGTGAGATGGAGGCAGCTGTGGCTTCTTGCAAAAAGGCTTTTTGGAACTGGTCAGAAACATCTGTTTTGAGTCGCCAGCAAATCTTCCTGCGTTATCAACAACTCATCAAAGACAATCTG aaagaaatttccAAACTCATCACCTTTGAGCAAGGGAAGACCCTGGCTGATGCTGAGGGAGACGTGTTCCGAGGCCTCC AGGTGGTTGAACATGCTTGCAGTGTGACATCCCTCATCCTTGGAGAGACCATGCCCTCCATCACTAAAGACATGGACACTTACACCTACCGCCTGCCTCTGGGCGTGTGTGCTGGAATCGCACCGTTCAACTTCCCAGCCATGATTCCTCTTTGGATGTTCCCCATGGCTATGGTTTGTGGAAACACCTTCTTGATGAAACCATCTGAGCGTGTACCAGGAGCACTAATGTTCCTTGCCAAGCTGTTTCAGGATGCTGGTGCCCCCGATGGGACCCTGAATATTATCCATGGACAACATGAAG CTGTGAATTTCATTTGTGACCATCCGGATATCAGAGCAATCAGCTTTGTGGGATCTAATCAGGCTGGCGAGTACATCTATGAGAGAGGATCCCGGAATGGCAAGAGAGTCCAGGCCAACATG GGAGCCAAGAACCATGGTGTGGTGATGCCTGATGCCAATAAAGAGAACACCTTGAACCAGCTGGTTGGAGCTGCTTTTGGAGCAGCTGGCCAACGCTGCATGGCCCTGTCTACAGCAATTCTAGTGGGAGAAGCTCAGAAATGGCTGCCAGAGCTTGTGGACAGAGCCAAAAATCTACGTGTAAATGCAG GAGACCAGCCTGGAGCAGATCTTGGGCCTCTAATCAGTCCCCAAGCTAAGGAACGTGTTTGCAGTCTGATTGAGAAAGGAGTAAAAGAAGGTGCCAGCCTTCTCCTGGATGGACGTACTGTCAAAGTGAAGGGTTATGAAAACGGCAATTTTGTTGGGCCAACGATCCTTGCCAAAGTCAAG CCAAACATGACTTGCTATAAGGAGGAAATCTTTGGGCCTGTCCTAGTGGTGCTGGAAGCAGATACTTTGGATGATGCCATTGAGATGGTGAACAATAATCCCTATGGGAATGGAACTGCAATCTTCACCACCAATGGAGCCACAGCTCGGAAGTATTCTCACTTAGTAGATGTGGGGCAG GTGGGTGTCAATGTTCCAATCCCAGTACCTCTGCCCATGTTCTCTTTCACTGGCTCTCGTGCTTCTTTCAGAGGGGACACCAATTTCTATGGCAAACAG ggaGTGCAGTTCTATACACAGCTGAAAACTATCATTTCTCAATGGAAAGAGGAAGATGCCACCATTGCCAAGCCTGCTGTGATTATGCCAACTATGGGAAACTAA